The following are from one region of the Gossypium hirsutum isolate 1008001.06 chromosome D03, Gossypium_hirsutum_v2.1, whole genome shotgun sequence genome:
- the LOC107937792 gene encoding thiol-disulfide oxidoreductase LTO1, with amino-acid sequence MASFIGLSASQSQFLYRCSLPISSPAFISSSVHLKKQAPVRRLLVLPIKCSSSGPSQDTESEAETMSVPSSSSFSSSLASSNSTYNWHAGIGAVGIIETAYLTYLKLSGSDAFCPLGGGSCGDVLNSDYAFIFGVSLPLLGLIAYGFVTTLSLQLSAKNLPFGINETTGHLLLLGSTTSMATASAYFLYILSTKFAGTSCSYCLVSALLSFSLFFISLKDVGLQEVQKVVGLQVCIASLVFATLSTSYSNLPSAPSSQANIDLPYFTTEITKESSPFALSLARHLHSIGAKMYGAFWCSHCLEQKEMFGREAAKLLDYIECFPDGYKTGTKMIKACADANLEGFPTWVINGQVLSGEMELEKLAEVSGFQFNE; translated from the exons ATGGCCAGTTTCATTGGTTTATCAGCTTCTCAAAGTCAATTCTTGTATCGCTGCTCTCTCCCTATCTCTTCTCCTGCCTTCATTTCATCTTCCGTTCATTTAAAA AAGCAAGCGCCGGTTCGGAGATTGCTTGTGCTTCCTATTAAGTGTTCATCTTCAGGGCCGAGTCAAGATACTGAGTCAGAAGCTGAAACGATGTCagttccatcttcttcttctttttctagtTCATTGGCTTCGAGCAATTCCACGTATAATTGGCATGCTGGGATTGGTGCCGTTGGGATTATTGAAACTGCTTACTTGACTTACCTCAAGCTCTCCGGTTCCGATGCCTTTTGCCCTCTTGGTGGTGGTAGTTGTGGTGATGTCCTCAACAGTGATTACGCCTTCATTTTTG GTGTTTCTCTTCCATTACTTGGACTGATTGCTTATGGATTTGTTACGACACTCAGCTTGCAGTTGAGCGCGAAGAACTTACCTTTTGGGATCAACGAAACGACGGGTCACTTGCTATTGCTTGGGAGCACTACCTCCATGGCTACTGCCAGTGCATACTTTTTGTACATACTGAGTACAAAATTTGCTGGAACTTCTTGCTCCTACTGTCTAGTGTCGGCTTTATTAtcgtttagtttatttttcattAGCCTAAAG GATGTTGGGTTACAGGAGGTACAGAAAGTGGTGGGTTTACAAGTATGCATAGCAAGCTTGGTATTTGCCACATTAAGTACATCATACAGCAATTTACCATCTGCTCCTTCAAG CCAAGCTAATATTGATCTTCCATATTTTACAACTGAGATAACAAAGGAATCAAGTCCTTTTGCGCTTTCTCTTGCAAGGCATCTACATTCTATAGGAGCTAAGATGTATGGGGCTTTTTGGTGTTCTCACTGTCTAGAACAAAAAGAG ATGTTTGGACGTGAGGCAGCAAAGTTGTTGGACTACATTGAATGCTTTCCTGATGGATATAAGACGGGAACAAAAATGATCAAGGCATGTGCAGATGCAAATTTAGAAGGATTCCCAACTTGGGTTATTAATGGTCAG GTTTTGAGTGGAGAGATGGAATTGGAAAAACTTGCCGAGGTATCCGGGTTCCAATTCAATGAATAA
- the LOC107937788 gene encoding bifunctional nuclease 2 isoform X2, translating to MLGAQLCYRTFSTFWVFSHKSNATTYPTIPAFSFPSIRSSSIRLHFPAKLRPVSCHSIRSGSFDPQFNEDDDKDLQFLEASLLVSETVSHYRMLRQGITEEIKWQSSRREQHPMSRAKIASIGQSFLSRFPTPTIFLKISCDGDFLLPIIVGEFAVEKLIASFWGDDNGECPDQFHLVKNVVEKLGYEVKMVRITERVVNTYFAKLYFSKPGENDVISVDARPSDAINVAHRCKAPIYVSKQIVLEDAIRIGFGMGRVRDTTPTYDVVLDSAMEGPDLLTEELDLVRNMNLAVEEERYNDAEDVWRVIPSYSCSGKGAT from the exons ATGCTCGGAGCTCAACTTTGCTACCGTACATTCTCCACTTTCTGGGTTTTCTCCCATAAATCAAATGCTACTACTTATCCCACCATCCCTGCATTTTCTTTCCCGTCGATTCGTTCTTCTTCAATCCGTTTACATTTCCCGGCGAAACTCCGGCCGGTTTCTTGCCACTCGATCCGTAGTGGTAGCTTCGATCCCCAATTCAACGAAGACGATGATAAAGATCTTCAGTTCCTGGAAGCTTCTCTTCTCGTTTCAG AAACTGTTTCGCACTATCGGATGTTAAGGCAAGGAATTACAGAAGAAATTAAATGGCAATCATCGAGGAGAGAACAGCATCCTATGTCGAGGGCTAAAATTGCTTCTATTGGACAATCTTTTCTTAGTCGTTTCCCTACTCCAACTATTTTTCTCAAGATTTCTTGTGATGGGGATTTCTTGTTACCCATTATTGTAG GGGAATTTGCTGTTGAAAAACTTATAGCTTCCTTTTGGGGAGATGATAATGGG GAATGTCCAGATCAGTTCCATCTTGTTAAAAATGTTGTGGAGAAGCTTGGATATGAA GTTAAAATGGTGAGAATTACAGAAAGAGTTGTCAATACTTACTTTGCAAAGTTGTATTTTAGCAAG CCGGGAGAAAATGATGTGATAAGTGTAGATGCACGGCCCTCGGATGCCATCAATGTGGCTCATAGATGCAAG GCTCCGATCTATGTAAGTAAACAAATTGTCTTGGAAGATGCTATTAGAATTGGCTTCGGGATGGGCAGAGTGCGCGATACAACGCCTACTTACGATGTAGTGCTTGACAG CGCTATGGAGGGTCCGGATTTATTAACAGAGGAGCTTGATCTGGTGAGGAATATGAATTTAGCTGTTGAAGAAGAAAGGTACAATGATGCAG aGGATGTTTGGAGGGTCATACCCTCATACTCATGTTCGGGCAAAGGAGCAACGTAG
- the LOC107937846 gene encoding protein IQ-DOMAIN 20, giving the protein MGTARNWFNTVRKKFIKSSHQRDIVIPHSENLSQQSMIKEVRYFPNISPSSRSSFQTKNLTREDIAAIKIQSVFRGHLARRAYRALRSLVKLQAVARGAYVRKQVQIAMNCMHALVRLQVKVRARQLLGRYSE; this is encoded by the exons ATGGGCACTGCTAGAAACTGGTTCAACACAGTTAGAAAGAAGTTCATCAAATCATCCCACCAAAGAGATATCGTCATTCCTCATAGCGAAAATCTCAGCCAGCAGTCAATGATCAAAGAAGTTAGATACTTCCCCAATATTTCACCTTCATCGAGATCATCATTTCAGACAAAAAATTTAACCAGAGAGGATATTGCAGCAATTAAGATCCAATCAGTTTTCAGGGGTCATCTT GCAAGACGAGCATATAGAGCATTGAGAAGCCTGGTTAAGCTGCAAGCAGTGGCCCGAGGGGCGTATGTAAGGAAACAAGTACAAATAGCAATGAATTGCATGCATGCACTTGTCAGGTTACAGGTCAAGGTTCGCGCCCGCCAACTCCTGGGCAGGTACAGTGAGTGA
- the LOC121215262 gene encoding protein GDAP2 homolog codes for MASQISESHLLHKLDIFKIQGKDKRGHKILRITGKSFPARFLSVDVLKEYLDEYIFPRLSKKPFSVLYMHTGVQRTDNFPGISALRSIYDAIPVTVKDNLQSVYFLHPGLQSRLFLATFGRLFFGDGLYGKLRYLSRVDYLWEHIRRNEIEVPDFVYDHDEDMEYRPMMMEYGWDSDDPHPRVYAAPAVAVDSPSASIYSMRCIS; via the exons ATGGCATCTCAAATTTCAGAGTCCCATCTCCTTCACAAACTCGACATTTTCAAGATCCAAGGCAAAGATAAACGCGGCCACAAGATTCTTCGCATTACCGGAAAGTCCTTCCCCG CTCGGTTTTTGAGCGTTGATGTTTTGAAAGAGTATTTAGATGAGTATATATTTCCAAGGCTTTCAAAGAAGCCGTTTTCGGTGTTGTACATGCATACCGGAGTTCAAAGGACCGACAACTTTCCGGGAATCTCAGCCCTCCGATCAATCTATGATGCTATTCCGGTCACCGTCAAAGATAATCTCCAATCCGTTTATTTTCTGCACCCTGGCCTCCAGTCTCGGCTCTTCCTTGCCACTTTCGGCCGCCTTTTCTTTGGTGACGG GTTGTACGGGAAATTGAGATACCTTAGCAGGGTGGATTACCTGTGGGAGCACATAAGGAGAAACGAGATTGAGGTCCCTGATTTCGTGTATGATCACGATGAAGATATGGAGTACCGTCCGATGATGATGGAGTACGGTTGGGATAGTGATGATCCTCACCCTAGGGTGTACGCCGCACCGGCAGTCGCGGTTGATTCACCTTCTGCTTCTATCTACTCCATGAGATGCATCTCATAG
- the LOC107937845 gene encoding serine/threonine-protein kinase STY17 isoform X2 has product MAIEEDTESCGSRAVDSLVHVNSRHHRQKLDVYNEVLKRIQESNYEEANLPGFDDQLWLHFNRLPARYALDVNVERAEDVLTHKRLLHLAEDPANLPVFDVRIVQVYPVSASNSVDSVHSDSSVKADAESAYHLNRQGIHPPPTFGSSPNLEAFYLQASEDRDSAVNSTSGLRPMHEITFSTVDKPKLLSQLTSLLAELGLNIQEAHAFSTVDGYSLDVFVVDGWPFEETKELKDALEKEILKSQEQSCVRKSSISAMTGLVKEEAVSLPNCVEIPTDGTDVWEIDSRQLKIEHKIASGSYGDLKIRHKNVVQFIGACTRAPNPCIVTEFMARGSLYDYLHQQRGVFKLPSLLKVALDVSKGINYLHQNNIIHRDLKTANLLMDENQVVKVADFGVARVQAQSGVMTAETGTYRWMAPEVIEHKPYDHKADVFSFGIALWELLTGEIPYSLLTPLQAAVGVVQKSLRPTIPKNTHPRLGELLERCWQQDPTQRPNFSEIIEILQQIVKEVADKGEDRHMSKSSGGFFSSMLKGHH; this is encoded by the exons ATGGCGATTGAAGAGGACACTGAGAGCTGCGGGAGTAGAGCCGTGGACTCGCTGGTCCATGTGAATTCTCGACATCACAGGCAAAAGCTGGACGTTTACAACGAGGTGCTTAAGCGTATCCAGGAGTCTAATTATGAAGAAGCTAATCTGCCTGGCTTCGATGATCAGCTATGGCTTCATTTCAATCGACTCCCTGCTCG ATACGCATTAGATGTGAATGTGGAGCGGGCAGAAGATGTGCTTACACATAAAAGATTATTGCATCTGGCAGAGGACCCTGCTAATCTTCCTGTTTTTGATGTTCGCATCGTGCAG GTTTATCCTGTTTCTGCCTCAAATTCTGTTGACTCTGTTCATTCTGATTCTTCTGTAAAAGCAGATGCAGAAAGTGCTTATCATTTAAATAGACAGGG CATCCACCCACCACCTACCTTTGGTTCATCACCTAATCTTGAAGCTTTTTATCTTCAAGCAAGTGAAGATAGAGACAGTGCTGTGAATTCAACATCAGGCCTCCG GCCTATGCATGAGATCACCTTTTCTACAGTTGACAAGCCAAAACTCCTTAGTCAG TTGACTTCTTTACTTGCGGAGCTTGGATTGAACATTCAGGAAGCTCATGCTTTTTCCACTGTTGATGGGTACTCTTTGGAtgtttttgttgttgatggttggCCTTTTGAG GAAACCAAGGAGCTCAAAGATGCACTGGAGAAGGAAATTTTAAAGTCTCAG GAGCAATCTTGTGTGAGAAAGAGTTCAATATCTGCTATGACCGGGCTTGTCAAAGAAGAGGCTGTTTCTTTGCCCAATTGTGTTGAAATCCCGACCGATGGAACTGATGTATGGGAAATTGATTCCAGGCAGCTCAAAATTGAACACAAGATTGCATCTGGGTCCTATGGTGATCT GAAAATTCGGCATAAGAATGTTGTTCAATTCATAGGTGCATGTACAAGAGCTCCAAATCCCTGCATTGTAACTG AATTCATGGCCAGAGGTAGCTTATATGACTATTTGCATCAGCAAAGGGGAGTTTTTAAGTTGCCATCTCTACTCAAAGTAGCCCTTGATGTTTCCAAAGGAATTAACTATTTGCATCAAAACAACATTATCCACAGGGACCTGAAAACTGCCAATCTTTTGATGGATGAAAATCAA GTTGTTAAAGTTGCCGATTTTGGAGTTGCCAGAGTGCAAGCTCAATCAGGAGTAATGACAGCAGAAACTGGAACATACCGATGGATGGCTCCTGAG GTTATTGAGCACAAACCATATGATCACAAGGCAGATGTTTTTAGCTTTGGAATAGCACTCTGGGAGCTACTGACAGGAGAA ATTCCATATTCTCTCTTGACTCCATTACAAGCAGCAGTTGGTGTGGTGCAAAAG AGTCTACGTCCTACAATCCCAAAGAATACACACCCAAGACTAGGAGAACTGCTTGAGAGATGCTGGCAACAGGACCCAACTCAAAGGCCTAACTTCTCTGAAATTATAGAAATCCTTCAGCAAATAGTTAAAGAG GTTGCAGATAAGGGGGAAGATCGCCACATGAGCAAGTCATCTGGCGGCTTTTTCTCATCTATGTTGAAGGGACACCATTAA
- the LOC107937791 gene encoding ankyrin repeat domain-containing protein, chloroplastic, whose amino-acid sequence MSLPSPSSLLKPPTPKISSTSFLSLSTSPPKLSRPHNLYFPRKLHSVSPSFLSSYITQDNAAVGDDEEHVIGDCLVFEDGAFEDPYLQPDSMFDNPNTTTRFAKTKPKKNKQETEAENLVPEQWNHVVEEMNITKKERRKMAQQLEFGRRVEKKKQGLVPIRTMNSQEYLKYKEAKLAQLNPVVLDNPSTFPKKENEEDSMEDTVNNPSSSERVAPKNPRWAVYSKGFDDVAEFFNSGNYQLAEKNTQGSRKLFTKEEKLMLNRRVPDLAAATSGKWLPLHTLAASGEFYLVDALLKHNVDINAVDKNGLTAIHKAIIGKKQAITNYLLRESANPFVRDEDGATLMHYAVNAASTPTIKLLLLYNVDINLQDNDGWTPLHLAVQARRTDVVKLLLIRGANKMLKNKDGLTPFDLCLYLGRDMRTYELIKILKQLPKPKSNER is encoded by the exons ATGTCACTGCCTTCTCCTTCCTCATTGCTAAAACCCCCAACCCCCAAAATCTCGTCCACttcatttctctctctttcaaCATCTCCTCCTAAGCTTTCCCGCCCTCACAACTTGTATTTCCCTCGAAAATTACATTCCGTTTCCCCTTCCTTTCTCTCTTCTTACATAACCCAAGACAACGCCGCCGTCGGTGATGACGAAGAACACGTCATCGGTGATTGTCTCGTCTTCGAAGACGGTGCATTCGAAGACCCTTATCTCCAACCTGACTCCATGTTTGACAATCCCAATACCACCACAAGATTTGCTAAAACGAAGCCAAAAAAGAACAAACAAGAAACTGAAGCTGAGAATTTAGTTCCAGAGCAATGGAACCATGTGGTAGAAGAGATGAATATAACCAAGAAGGAAAGACGAAAAATGGCGCAACAGTTGGAATTTGGGCGTAGAGTTGAGAAGAAGAAGCAAGGTTTAGTCCCTATTAGAACCATGAATTCGCAAGAATACTTGAAGTATAAAGAAGCTAAATTAGCTCAGTTGAACCCCGTGGTTCTCGATAATCCATCGACATTTCCCAAGAAGGAAAACGAAGAAGATTCAATGGAGGATACAGTGAATAACCCATCTTCGAGTGAACGCGTAGCTCCAAAGAATCCTAGGTGGGCAGTTTACAGTAAAGGGTTCGATGATGTTGCTGAGTTTTTCAACAGTGGAAATTATCAGCTAGCCGAGAAAAATACTCAAG gctCACGTAAATTGTTTACAAAGGAAGAAAAGCTTATGTTGAATAGGCGTGTACCTGATTTAGCAGCTGCTACTTCT GGAAAATGGTTGCCTCTTCACACTCTTGCCGCATCAGGAGAGTTCTACCTCGTTGATGCTTTGTTGAAACACAATGTTGACATCAATGCTGTGGACAAG AATGGTTTGACTGCAATTCACAAGGCAATTATCGGAAAAAAGCAGGCCATTACCAACTATCTTTTAAGAGAATCGGCAAATCCATTTGTTCGTGATGAG GATGGAGCCACCTTGATGCATTATGCTGTTAATGCCGCATCGACTCCTACTATTAAACTTCTTCTGTTATACAATGTTGATATAAACCTTCAAGACAAT GACGGTTGGACACCATTACATCTCGCCGTTCAAGCTAGAAGAACCGATGTGGTGAAGCTTTTACTAATTAGAGGGGCAAATAAGATGCTAAAAAACAAG GATGGTTTAACACCGTTCGATCTTTGCCTTTACTTGGGTCGAGACATGAGAACATATGAATTGATCAAGATATTGAAGCAGCTTCCCAAGCCAAAAAGCAATGAAAGATGA
- the LOC107937788 gene encoding bifunctional nuclease 2 isoform X3, which produces MLGAQLCYRTFSTFWVFSHKSNATTYPTIPAFSFPSIRSSSIRLHFPAKLRPVSCHSIRSGSFDPQFNEDDDKDLQFLEASLLVSETVSHYRMLRQGITEEIKWQSSRREQHPMSRAKIASIGQSFLSRFPTPTIFLKISCDGDFLLPIIVGEFAVEKLIASFWGDDNGECPDQFHLVKNVVEKLGYEVKMVRITERVVNTYFAKLYFSKPGENDVISVDARPSDAINVAHRCKAPIYVSKQIVLEDAIRIGFGMGRVRDTTPTYDVVLDSAMEGPDLLTEELDLVRNMNLAVEEERYNDAAMLRDKLMKLRNSSHNQ; this is translated from the exons ATGCTCGGAGCTCAACTTTGCTACCGTACATTCTCCACTTTCTGGGTTTTCTCCCATAAATCAAATGCTACTACTTATCCCACCATCCCTGCATTTTCTTTCCCGTCGATTCGTTCTTCTTCAATCCGTTTACATTTCCCGGCGAAACTCCGGCCGGTTTCTTGCCACTCGATCCGTAGTGGTAGCTTCGATCCCCAATTCAACGAAGACGATGATAAAGATCTTCAGTTCCTGGAAGCTTCTCTTCTCGTTTCAG AAACTGTTTCGCACTATCGGATGTTAAGGCAAGGAATTACAGAAGAAATTAAATGGCAATCATCGAGGAGAGAACAGCATCCTATGTCGAGGGCTAAAATTGCTTCTATTGGACAATCTTTTCTTAGTCGTTTCCCTACTCCAACTATTTTTCTCAAGATTTCTTGTGATGGGGATTTCTTGTTACCCATTATTGTAG GGGAATTTGCTGTTGAAAAACTTATAGCTTCCTTTTGGGGAGATGATAATGGG GAATGTCCAGATCAGTTCCATCTTGTTAAAAATGTTGTGGAGAAGCTTGGATATGAA GTTAAAATGGTGAGAATTACAGAAAGAGTTGTCAATACTTACTTTGCAAAGTTGTATTTTAGCAAG CCGGGAGAAAATGATGTGATAAGTGTAGATGCACGGCCCTCGGATGCCATCAATGTGGCTCATAGATGCAAG GCTCCGATCTATGTAAGTAAACAAATTGTCTTGGAAGATGCTATTAGAATTGGCTTCGGGATGGGCAGAGTGCGCGATACAACGCCTACTTACGATGTAGTGCTTGACAG CGCTATGGAGGGTCCGGATTTATTAACAGAGGAGCTTGATCTGGTGAGGAATATGAATTTAGCTGTTGAAGAAGAAAGGTACAATGATGCAG CAATGTTAAGAGACAAACTAATGAAGCTACGCAATTCGAGTCATAATCAGTAA
- the LOC107937845 gene encoding serine/threonine-protein kinase STY17 isoform X1 has translation MAIEEDTESCGSRAVDSLVHVNSRHHRQKLDVYNEVLKRIQESNYEEANLPGFDDQLWLHFNRLPARYALDVNVERAEDVLTHKRLLHLAEDPANLPVFDVRIVQVYPVSASNSVDSVHSDSSVKADAESAYHLNRQGIHPPPTFGSSPNLEAFYLQASEDRDSAVNSTSGLRPMHEITFSTVDKPKLLSQLTSLLAELGLNIQEAHAFSTVDGYSLDVFVVDGWPFEETKELKDALEKEILKSQEQSCVRKSSISAMTGLVKEEAVSLPNCVEIPTDGTDVWEIDSRQLKIEHKIASGSYGDLYRGTYYSQEVAIKVLKPERVTGELLREFSQEVFIMRKIRHKNVVQFIGACTRAPNPCIVTEFMARGSLYDYLHQQRGVFKLPSLLKVALDVSKGINYLHQNNIIHRDLKTANLLMDENQVVKVADFGVARVQAQSGVMTAETGTYRWMAPEVIEHKPYDHKADVFSFGIALWELLTGEIPYSLLTPLQAAVGVVQKSLRPTIPKNTHPRLGELLERCWQQDPTQRPNFSEIIEILQQIVKEVADKGEDRHMSKSSGGFFSSMLKGHH, from the exons ATGGCGATTGAAGAGGACACTGAGAGCTGCGGGAGTAGAGCCGTGGACTCGCTGGTCCATGTGAATTCTCGACATCACAGGCAAAAGCTGGACGTTTACAACGAGGTGCTTAAGCGTATCCAGGAGTCTAATTATGAAGAAGCTAATCTGCCTGGCTTCGATGATCAGCTATGGCTTCATTTCAATCGACTCCCTGCTCG ATACGCATTAGATGTGAATGTGGAGCGGGCAGAAGATGTGCTTACACATAAAAGATTATTGCATCTGGCAGAGGACCCTGCTAATCTTCCTGTTTTTGATGTTCGCATCGTGCAG GTTTATCCTGTTTCTGCCTCAAATTCTGTTGACTCTGTTCATTCTGATTCTTCTGTAAAAGCAGATGCAGAAAGTGCTTATCATTTAAATAGACAGGG CATCCACCCACCACCTACCTTTGGTTCATCACCTAATCTTGAAGCTTTTTATCTTCAAGCAAGTGAAGATAGAGACAGTGCTGTGAATTCAACATCAGGCCTCCG GCCTATGCATGAGATCACCTTTTCTACAGTTGACAAGCCAAAACTCCTTAGTCAG TTGACTTCTTTACTTGCGGAGCTTGGATTGAACATTCAGGAAGCTCATGCTTTTTCCACTGTTGATGGGTACTCTTTGGAtgtttttgttgttgatggttggCCTTTTGAG GAAACCAAGGAGCTCAAAGATGCACTGGAGAAGGAAATTTTAAAGTCTCAG GAGCAATCTTGTGTGAGAAAGAGTTCAATATCTGCTATGACCGGGCTTGTCAAAGAAGAGGCTGTTTCTTTGCCCAATTGTGTTGAAATCCCGACCGATGGAACTGATGTATGGGAAATTGATTCCAGGCAGCTCAAAATTGAACACAAGATTGCATCTGGGTCCTATGGTGATCT ATACAGAGGCACTTATTATAGTCAAGAAGTGGCTATTAAAGTCCTCAAGCCTGAGCGGGTTACAGGAGAATTGCTGAGAGAGTTTTCTCAGGAAGTTTTTATTATGAG GAAAATTCGGCATAAGAATGTTGTTCAATTCATAGGTGCATGTACAAGAGCTCCAAATCCCTGCATTGTAACTG AATTCATGGCCAGAGGTAGCTTATATGACTATTTGCATCAGCAAAGGGGAGTTTTTAAGTTGCCATCTCTACTCAAAGTAGCCCTTGATGTTTCCAAAGGAATTAACTATTTGCATCAAAACAACATTATCCACAGGGACCTGAAAACTGCCAATCTTTTGATGGATGAAAATCAA GTTGTTAAAGTTGCCGATTTTGGAGTTGCCAGAGTGCAAGCTCAATCAGGAGTAATGACAGCAGAAACTGGAACATACCGATGGATGGCTCCTGAG GTTATTGAGCACAAACCATATGATCACAAGGCAGATGTTTTTAGCTTTGGAATAGCACTCTGGGAGCTACTGACAGGAGAA ATTCCATATTCTCTCTTGACTCCATTACAAGCAGCAGTTGGTGTGGTGCAAAAG AGTCTACGTCCTACAATCCCAAAGAATACACACCCAAGACTAGGAGAACTGCTTGAGAGATGCTGGCAACAGGACCCAACTCAAAGGCCTAACTTCTCTGAAATTATAGAAATCCTTCAGCAAATAGTTAAAGAG GTTGCAGATAAGGGGGAAGATCGCCACATGAGCAAGTCATCTGGCGGCTTTTTCTCATCTATGTTGAAGGGACACCATTAA
- the LOC107937788 gene encoding bifunctional nuclease 2 isoform X1: MLGAQLCYRTFSTFWVFSHKSNATTYPTIPAFSFPSIRSSSIRLHFPAKLRPVSCHSIRSGSFDPQFNEDDDKDLQFLEASLLVSETVSHYRMLRQGITEEIKWQSSRREQHPMSRAKIASIGQSFLSRFPTPTIFLKISCDGDFLLPIIVGEFAVEKLIASFWGDDNGECPDQFHLVKNVVEKLGYEVKMVRITERVVNTYFAKLYFSKPGENDVISVDARPSDAINVAHRCKAPIYVSKQIVLEDAIRIGFGMGRVRDTTPTYDVVLDSAMEGPDLLTEELDLVRNMNLAVEEERYNDAGNKNIEYNLPTKIKIIESTFFVQLYIFVSS, translated from the exons ATGCTCGGAGCTCAACTTTGCTACCGTACATTCTCCACTTTCTGGGTTTTCTCCCATAAATCAAATGCTACTACTTATCCCACCATCCCTGCATTTTCTTTCCCGTCGATTCGTTCTTCTTCAATCCGTTTACATTTCCCGGCGAAACTCCGGCCGGTTTCTTGCCACTCGATCCGTAGTGGTAGCTTCGATCCCCAATTCAACGAAGACGATGATAAAGATCTTCAGTTCCTGGAAGCTTCTCTTCTCGTTTCAG AAACTGTTTCGCACTATCGGATGTTAAGGCAAGGAATTACAGAAGAAATTAAATGGCAATCATCGAGGAGAGAACAGCATCCTATGTCGAGGGCTAAAATTGCTTCTATTGGACAATCTTTTCTTAGTCGTTTCCCTACTCCAACTATTTTTCTCAAGATTTCTTGTGATGGGGATTTCTTGTTACCCATTATTGTAG GGGAATTTGCTGTTGAAAAACTTATAGCTTCCTTTTGGGGAGATGATAATGGG GAATGTCCAGATCAGTTCCATCTTGTTAAAAATGTTGTGGAGAAGCTTGGATATGAA GTTAAAATGGTGAGAATTACAGAAAGAGTTGTCAATACTTACTTTGCAAAGTTGTATTTTAGCAAG CCGGGAGAAAATGATGTGATAAGTGTAGATGCACGGCCCTCGGATGCCATCAATGTGGCTCATAGATGCAAG GCTCCGATCTATGTAAGTAAACAAATTGTCTTGGAAGATGCTATTAGAATTGGCTTCGGGATGGGCAGAGTGCGCGATACAACGCCTACTTACGATGTAGTGCTTGACAG CGCTATGGAGGGTCCGGATTTATTAACAGAGGAGCTTGATCTGGTGAGGAATATGAATTTAGCTGTTGAAGAAGAAAGGTACAATGATGCAGGTAATAAGAACATAGAATATAATCTTCCAACCAAAATAAAGATTATAGAATCTACCTTCTTTgttcaattatatatttttgtttcatCTTAG